The Chloroflexota bacterium genome includes the window TAGGAGGCCCGCCATGCAGGGCATGTTCTTTCTCGGCGACAAGCAGGTCGCGCTCCGCGACTGCCCCGCGCCGTCCGCCCCCACCGGCCGCCAGGTGGTCTTGAAGATGAAAGCGGCGGGCCTCTGCGGCAGTGACCTCCGCCCATATCGCTCGACGCTCGAGGTCCTCGGCCCGCGCGCCCACGTCATCGGCGGCCATGAGCCCTGCGGCGAAGTCGTCGAAATGGGCCCCGAGGCGCGCAACGTCCGTATCGGCGACCGCGTCATGGTCCACCACTACTCCGGCTGCGGCCGCTGCGAGCACTGCCTCTCCGGCTGGTCGCAGCTCTGCCCCAACGGCATGACGCTGTACGGCTCCCAGGCCCACGGCGCCATGGCTCCCTACCAGTTGGTCGAGGACCATATGTGCGTCCCCATGCCCGACGGCCTCAGCTTTGCGGAGGGCGCGGCCTGTTCCTGCGGTACCGGCACCGCCTACCAGGCCCTCAGGCGCCTCGGCGTCTCCGGGCGCGACACCTTCGCAGTCTTCGGGCAGGGGCCCGTCGGGTTGAGCGCCACGCTGTTCGGCGCGGCCAGCGGCTCCTACGTCATCGCCGTCGACCCCATCCCCGAGCGCCGCGCCCTCGCGATGAAGCTCGGCGCATCCGAGACCATCGACCCCAACGAGGTTGACCCCATCGAGGTCATCAAGGCCGCCACCCACGGCCGCGGCGCCGACGCCACCCTCGACGCCACCGGCGTCGCCGAGGTCCGCGCCCAGGCCGTCCGCTCCACCCGCGTCTGGGGCCGTAGCTGCCTCGTCGGCGAGGGCGGCGCCGTCACGTTCGACGCCACCAACGACATCATCCACCGTCAGGTAACGCTGATGGGCTCATGGACGTTCAGCACAGTGGTCTTGGAGGAGCTCGGTCACTACGTCGTCGACCGGGGCATACCCCTGCGCGACATGATCACCAAGACGTTCACGCTGGAC containing:
- a CDS encoding zinc-binding dehydrogenase is translated as MQGMFFLGDKQVALRDCPAPSAPTGRQVVLKMKAAGLCGSDLRPYRSTLEVLGPRAHVIGGHEPCGEVVEMGPEARNVRIGDRVMVHHYSGCGRCEHCLSGWSQLCPNGMTLYGSQAHGAMAPYQLVEDHMCVPMPDGLSFAEGAACSCGTGTAYQALRRLGVSGRDTFAVFGQGPVGLSATLFGAASGSYVIAVDPIPERRALAMKLGASETIDPNEVDPIEVIKAATHGRGADATLDATGVAEVRAQAVRSTRVWGRSCLVGEGGAVTFDATNDIIHRQVTLMGSWTFSTVVLEELGHYVVDRGIPLRDMITKTFTLDQVAEAFADFEAGAAGKYVVTFE